From one Triticum aestivum cultivar Chinese Spring chromosome 4B, IWGSC CS RefSeq v2.1, whole genome shotgun sequence genomic stretch:
- the LOC123089721 gene encoding germin-like protein 8-5, translating into MASSPSFLLLVALLALVSWQAVASDPGPLQDFCVADMQSPVRVNGFICKNPMEVNADDFFKAAALDKPRVTNKVGSNVTLINVMQIAGLNTLGISIARIDYAPLGQNPPHTHPRATEILTVLEGTLYVGFVTSNLPAPARNKFFSKVLNKGDVFVFPVGLIHFQFNPNPHQPAVAIAALSSQNPGAITIANAVFGSDPPISDDVLAKAFQVEKNTIDWLQAQFWENNHN; encoded by the exons ATGGCATCctccccttctttccttctcctcgTTGCTCTTCTTGCCTTGGTCTCATGGCAGGCCGTTGCCTCTGATCCTGGCCCGCTCCAGGACTTTTGTGTCGCCGACATGCAATCACCAG TGCGTGTCAATGGATTTATTTGCAAGAACCCGATGGAGGTCAACGCTGATGACTTCTTCAAGGCAGCCGCCCTCGATAAGCCTAGGGTGACCAACAAGGTTGGATCCAACGTCACCTTGATCAATGTCATGCAGATTGCTGGACTCAACACCCTCGGCATCTCAATCGCACGCATCGACTATGCTCCCTTAGGCCAGAACCCTCCACACACGCACCCCCGCGCCACTGAGATCCTCACGGTGCTCGAGGGAACATTGTACGTTGGCTTTGTCACATCCAACCTGCCCGCCCCAGCCAGAAACAAGTTCTTCTCAAAGGTGCTCAACAAAGGTGATGTGTTTGTCTTCCCCGTGGGGCTCATCCACTTCCAATTCAACCCTAACCCCCACCAGCCCGCCGTTGCAATTGCCGCGCTCAGCAGCCAGAACCCAGGGGCTATCACAATTGCCAATGCGGTGTTTGGGTCAGACCCACCAATATCAGATGATGTTCTTGCCAAGGCGTTTCAGGTGGAAAAGAATACGATAGACTGGCTCCAGGCTCAGTTCTGGGAGAACAACCACAACTAA